In one Vulgatibacter incomptus genomic region, the following are encoded:
- a CDS encoding NAD-dependent epimerase/dehydratase family protein, with the protein MKALVTGGGGFLGSALARALLARGDEVRVLARGAYPELQALGAATIQGDLRDPAAVAEACSGIDVVFHTAAKAGGWGDPAEYEAINVHGTRNVIDGCRAAGVPSLVYTSTPSVVHQRHGIEGGDESLPYAQHFEAHYPRTKAATEKLVRDASDDALRTVSIRPHFIWGPGDRHLLPRLLDRQRSGRLRRVGKGDPLTDTCYVDNCVHAHLLAADRLRAGADLGGRVYFVSDGAPIGLWTMASRMLQAAGGEPIEGTVPAWLARAAGAALEATWWLLRRQDEPLMTRFGASQLSHAQWFDIGAARRDLGYEPLVSVEEGLRRLQAWSEREAR; encoded by the coding sequence GTGAAAGCACTGGTTACCGGCGGTGGCGGCTTCCTCGGCAGCGCCCTCGCACGTGCGCTCCTCGCCCGCGGCGACGAGGTGCGGGTGCTCGCCCGAGGCGCCTACCCCGAGCTGCAGGCCCTCGGCGCCGCGACGATCCAGGGCGACCTCCGCGATCCCGCAGCCGTCGCCGAGGCGTGCTCGGGGATCGACGTCGTCTTCCATACCGCCGCCAAGGCCGGCGGCTGGGGCGACCCCGCCGAGTACGAGGCCATCAACGTCCACGGCACGCGGAACGTGATCGACGGCTGCCGCGCGGCCGGCGTGCCCTCCCTCGTCTACACCAGCACGCCCAGCGTCGTGCACCAGCGCCACGGGATCGAGGGCGGCGACGAGTCGCTCCCCTACGCGCAGCATTTCGAAGCCCACTACCCGCGCACCAAGGCCGCTACCGAGAAGCTCGTCCGCGACGCGAGCGACGACGCGCTCCGCACCGTCTCGATCCGCCCCCACTTCATCTGGGGCCCGGGCGATCGCCACCTGCTCCCCCGTCTCCTCGATCGGCAGCGTAGCGGCCGCCTCCGCCGCGTAGGCAAGGGCGATCCCCTCACCGACACCTGCTACGTGGACAACTGCGTCCACGCCCACCTCCTCGCAGCCGACCGCCTTCGAGCCGGCGCCGACCTCGGCGGCAGGGTCTACTTCGTGAGCGACGGCGCCCCGATCGGCCTGTGGACCATGGCGAGCCGCATGCTCCAGGCAGCTGGCGGCGAGCCCATCGAGGGCACCGTCCCCGCGTGGCTCGCGCGCGCCGCCGGCGCCGCCCTCGAGGCCACGTGGTGGCTCCTGCGCCGCCAGGACGAACCCCTCATGACCCGCTTCGGCGCCTCGCAGCTCAGCCACGCCCAGTGGTTCGACATCGGAGCCGCCCGACGCGATCTCGGCTACGAGCCCCTCGTCTCCGTCGAAGAAGGCCTCCGCAGGCTCCAGGCGTGGAGCGAGCGCGAAGCACGCTGA
- a CDS encoding helix-turn-helix domain-containing protein: MRSDGVGGGEGWASALGAAVRRRRKGLGLTQIELSTLAGCGPVFIYDLERGKKPTLRLDKLIDVLAVLGLQLALEPGKAAFRVSGDLA, translated from the coding sequence ATGCGATCGGATGGCGTTGGAGGAGGGGAGGGCTGGGCGAGCGCGCTCGGCGCGGCCGTGCGTCGGCGGCGAAAGGGCCTCGGCCTGACCCAGATCGAGCTGAGCACGCTGGCGGGGTGCGGCCCCGTCTTCATCTACGACCTGGAGCGCGGGAAGAAGCCGACGCTCAGGCTCGACAAGCTGATCGACGTGCTGGCCGTGTTGGGATTGCAGCTCGCGCTCGAGCCCGGAAAGGCGGCCTTCCGCGTGAGCGGGGACCTGGCGTGA
- a CDS encoding potassium/proton antiporter → MDVAYILAPVLLIAVVLAAVLLERLSVPVILVALGAGIAFGSDVLNLWPFDNVLLTNQVANMALVFILFHGGFVTKRSDFRAVALPAGGLATWGVLLTAAITYACLRWGLGWSFEKSVLLSVIISSTDAAAIFSILRRQSLPPRLSSTVEIESAANDPMAILLTVVAVTAFASGEADGAAMVVEFFWKFTAGPIVGFLLAKSSLWTFNRLRPQDRGYYYVLFLGVVLLTYGIAEAANASGMLAVFTAGFVMGNRPFVHKQGVLNFSEAISAIANIGMFVLMGLLVFPRDWSGLWVQGTLLFLVLTFVARPLAVFLGTMGMRFGTKNKLFASWAGLRGAVPIVLATYPSAAGLALGEEVFNLVFFAVLLSILIQGSTMGTLAKWMGLSEPSRPKPLFNLDLITMAHSDYDLFAVDLPDPRGAPGPRIRDLNLPEGSVITLVTRGTEVVIPKGNTRLQGWDQVTVLAHAPDEDRVRAALLEPFTAKEADAAEALPSTT, encoded by the coding sequence TTGGACGTCGCCTACATCCTCGCCCCAGTGCTGCTCATCGCAGTGGTGCTGGCGGCGGTCCTGCTCGAGCGCCTCAGCGTCCCCGTGATCCTCGTCGCCCTGGGCGCGGGCATCGCATTCGGCAGCGACGTCCTGAACCTCTGGCCGTTCGACAACGTCCTGCTGACCAACCAGGTCGCCAACATGGCCCTGGTCTTCATCCTCTTCCACGGCGGCTTCGTCACCAAACGCAGCGACTTCCGGGCCGTGGCGCTTCCGGCGGGAGGCCTGGCGACCTGGGGCGTGCTGCTGACGGCGGCGATCACCTACGCCTGCCTGCGGTGGGGGCTCGGCTGGTCCTTCGAGAAGTCCGTCCTCCTCTCGGTGATCATCTCCTCCACCGACGCCGCGGCGATCTTCTCGATCCTCCGGCGCCAGTCGCTGCCGCCCAGGCTCTCGTCCACGGTCGAGATCGAGAGCGCCGCCAACGACCCGATGGCGATCCTCCTGACCGTGGTGGCGGTGACGGCCTTCGCCTCTGGCGAGGCCGACGGCGCCGCCATGGTGGTGGAGTTCTTCTGGAAGTTCACCGCGGGTCCGATCGTCGGCTTCCTGCTCGCGAAGAGCTCCCTCTGGACCTTCAACCGCCTCCGGCCCCAAGACCGCGGCTACTACTACGTGCTCTTCCTCGGCGTGGTGCTGCTGACCTACGGCATCGCCGAGGCGGCGAACGCGAGCGGCATGCTGGCGGTGTTCACCGCGGGCTTCGTGATGGGCAACCGCCCCTTCGTCCACAAGCAGGGCGTGCTCAACTTCTCGGAGGCGATCTCCGCCATCGCGAACATCGGCATGTTCGTGCTCATGGGGCTGCTCGTCTTCCCCCGCGACTGGTCTGGGCTCTGGGTCCAGGGCACCCTCCTCTTCCTGGTGCTGACCTTCGTCGCGCGGCCGCTCGCCGTCTTCCTCGGGACGATGGGCATGCGCTTCGGCACGAAGAACAAGCTCTTCGCGTCGTGGGCGGGCCTCCGCGGCGCGGTGCCCATCGTGCTCGCCACCTACCCGTCCGCGGCGGGCCTGGCGCTCGGCGAAGAGGTCTTCAACCTCGTCTTCTTCGCGGTGCTCCTCTCGATCCTGATCCAGGGCTCGACCATGGGCACGTTGGCGAAGTGGATGGGCCTCTCGGAACCCTCGCGCCCGAAGCCGCTCTTCAACTTGGACCTCATCACCATGGCCCACAGCGACTACGATCTCTTCGCCGTGGACCTGCCAGATCCGCGAGGCGCGCCGGGCCCGAGGATCCGCGACCTGAACCTCCCGGAAGGTTCGGTCATCACCCTCGTCACCCGTGGCACGGAGGTCGTGATCCCCAAGGGAAACACGCGGCTCCAGGGCTGGGATCAGGTGACCGTCCTCGCCCACGCGCCCGACGAGGACCGCGTGCGCGCCGCTCTCCTCGAGCCCTTCACGGCGAAGGAGGCCGACGCGGCCGAGGCCCTGCCGAGCACGACGTAG
- a CDS encoding site-specific recombinase, whose protein sequence is MDERTSNESRAPLPNERALRQLATLLAKRPGPDDDPERSLTFLRKLAAWMFAGGDGVDDRLSALVASLREDSAAAADLGACIRRVLEGGQAARLFSSAGLPSRPGILAEAGRRIAEHVLPEPPADGNLVPILRRLFPDRESGDRLAALSPELVDEVLRLLGNPLSPLQEGISSALQVVAARVCAIGLSDDFVERAGLSDPSASAFLQLPFACKALADAPASEVPAVRSACLEAAAACRMKAAEVQARLEEGGVSVDLVYRLKQIDLGLERIERLARLTGAGGDVGAGVALAASLVSGAAREGSLRALARENVQLLSRKIVEHAGATGGHYITSTRGEYVRMLGSAGGGGVLTAGTTLAKFWIVAAKLPLLVEWMASALNYAGSFVTMQLMGFTLATKQPSVTAAALARGIGARAGGEWSEVVARITRSQLAAAAGNLGLVVPAVLLAERLLRRGADEALLGPEKARYVIGSLDPFTSGTIFYAALTGVLLWISSVLAGAAQNWAIYRRLPESLAASPRVRRILGKAGASWLQRFVAGNVGGIAGNVSLGVMLALTPLVGNATGLPLDVRHVTLSTGSLTLAVSSLGWGAIASWGFFAALFGIVTMALLNFGVSFALALVVAMRSEGITRADRSELLRALAAKLRREPWDFVRPPPPTTTSAAPIAEG, encoded by the coding sequence ATGGATGAGAGGACCTCCAACGAATCTCGGGCGCCACTGCCGAACGAACGCGCCCTCCGCCAGCTCGCGACTCTCCTCGCCAAGCGCCCCGGGCCCGATGACGATCCCGAACGGTCGCTGACCTTCCTGCGAAAGCTCGCGGCGTGGATGTTCGCCGGGGGCGACGGGGTCGACGATCGCCTCTCGGCCCTGGTCGCGTCGCTGCGCGAGGACTCCGCGGCGGCGGCGGACCTCGGGGCCTGCATCCGTCGGGTGCTGGAGGGGGGACAGGCAGCGCGCCTCTTCTCGTCGGCAGGCCTACCTTCGAGGCCGGGCATCCTGGCGGAGGCCGGGCGGCGGATCGCGGAGCACGTCCTTCCGGAGCCGCCGGCCGACGGCAATCTCGTCCCCATCCTTCGGCGCCTCTTTCCGGATCGGGAGAGCGGCGACCGCCTCGCGGCCCTCTCGCCCGAGCTCGTGGACGAGGTGCTCCGCCTCCTCGGAAACCCGCTGTCGCCGCTGCAGGAGGGGATCTCGTCGGCCCTCCAGGTGGTGGCCGCGCGCGTCTGCGCCATCGGTCTGTCGGACGATTTCGTCGAGCGGGCCGGCCTATCCGATCCCTCCGCATCGGCGTTCCTCCAGCTTCCCTTCGCGTGCAAGGCCCTCGCGGACGCGCCGGCTTCCGAGGTGCCGGCCGTCCGGAGCGCCTGTCTCGAGGCGGCTGCCGCCTGCCGGATGAAGGCCGCAGAGGTCCAGGCTCGCCTCGAGGAGGGCGGAGTCAGCGTCGACCTCGTCTATCGCCTCAAGCAGATCGACCTGGGCCTCGAGCGAATCGAGCGACTCGCGCGCCTCACGGGAGCGGGCGGAGACGTCGGCGCCGGCGTGGCGCTCGCGGCCTCCCTGGTATCGGGTGCCGCCCGCGAGGGGAGCCTTCGCGCCCTCGCCCGCGAGAACGTCCAGCTCCTCTCCCGGAAGATCGTCGAGCACGCGGGGGCGACAGGCGGCCACTACATCACGTCGACCCGCGGCGAATACGTGCGGATGCTCGGCTCCGCAGGGGGCGGCGGCGTCCTCACGGCCGGCACCACCCTGGCGAAGTTCTGGATCGTGGCGGCCAAGCTCCCGCTCCTGGTGGAGTGGATGGCCTCCGCGCTGAACTACGCGGGCAGCTTCGTGACGATGCAGCTCATGGGCTTCACGCTGGCGACGAAGCAGCCATCCGTGACGGCGGCGGCTCTCGCTCGGGGAATCGGCGCCCGGGCCGGCGGCGAGTGGTCGGAGGTGGTGGCGCGGATCACGCGCTCGCAGCTCGCGGCGGCAGCAGGAAACCTGGGGTTGGTCGTGCCGGCGGTCCTGCTCGCAGAGCGGTTGCTTCGGCGGGGCGCCGATGAGGCGCTGCTGGGACCCGAGAAGGCACGGTACGTGATCGGATCGCTCGATCCCTTCACCAGCGGGACGATCTTCTATGCCGCCCTCACCGGCGTCTTGCTCTGGATCTCGAGCGTGCTGGCGGGCGCCGCGCAGAACTGGGCGATCTACCGGAGGCTCCCGGAATCCCTGGCGGCGTCGCCCCGGGTTCGGCGGATCCTCGGCAAGGCCGGTGCGAGCTGGCTCCAGAGATTCGTCGCCGGGAACGTCGGCGGCATCGCCGGGAACGTTTCACTCGGCGTGATGCTCGCTCTGACTCCGTTGGTCGGGAACGCGACGGGCCTCCCGCTCGACGTTCGCCACGTGACCCTCTCCACCGGCAGCCTCACGCTCGCGGTGAGCTCGCTGGGCTGGGGGGCGATCGCGTCGTGGGGGTTCTTCGCGGCCCTCTTCGGCATCGTCACCATGGCCCTGCTGAACTTCGGAGTGAGCTTCGCCCTCGCGCTCGTGGTGGCCATGCGGTCCGAGGGGATCACGAGGGCGGATCGCTCCGAGCTCCTTCGTGCGCTGGCCGCCAAGCTGCGCCGCGAGCCGTGGGACTTCGTGCGGCCGCCGCCGCCGACTACGACGAGCGCCGCGCCGATCGCGGAGGGGTGA